A region of Vigna radiata var. radiata cultivar VC1973A chromosome 6, Vradiata_ver6, whole genome shotgun sequence DNA encodes the following proteins:
- the LOC106763594 gene encoding uncharacterized protein LOC106763594 has product MRLHAYESSRTYKDKVKFYHDKKLMKRTFHPGDLVILFNSRLKLFPGKLKSKWSGPFVVKHVFQSGAVELESSTEDDQQRRWIVNGQRLKHYVGGDVEQFASVMMLVDP; this is encoded by the coding sequence ATGCGGTTGCATGCATACGAGTCATCCaggacttacaaagataaggtgaagttttatcatgacaagaagCTTATGAAAagaactttccatccaggaGATTTGGTTATCTTATTCAACTCGCGGCTAAAGTTATTTCCAGGGAAGCTGAAgtcaaaatggtcgggaccttttgTGGTGAAACATGTGTTCCAGAgtggagcagtggaattagaatcTTCAACTGAAGATGATCAGCAACGGAGATGGATCGTGAATGGCCAAAGACTCAAACACTATGTAGGAGGAGATGTAGAGCAATTTGCCTCAGTCATGATGTTGgtagatccatga